Proteins encoded together in one Triticum dicoccoides isolate Atlit2015 ecotype Zavitan chromosome 7B, WEW_v2.0, whole genome shotgun sequence window:
- the LOC119341984 gene encoding dnaJ homolog subfamily B member 6-like translates to MADHRQLSAADVDLYGVLGLKKECSDADLRLAYRRLAMTWHPDRCSASGTSARVQEAKERFQEIQSAYVTLLSDSGKRLLYDVGVYDSDNDSHDEQHVSGMGDFFGEMAEMMSQATPTDSFEELQQLFVDMFQADLLAGGFACGLGGAPPMGRRVQAPSPSCTSGPTFAQARPSCTSRANKRCSSAMGSPGACRPGSGPGLSVSSSKGSDWRRGEEAPWTTTQDDASVGGRTKKKRLSTGHGESC, encoded by the exons ATGGCCGACCACCGGCAACTTAGCGCCGCCGACGTCGACCTCTACGGCGTCCTGGGGCTCAAGAAGGAGTGCTCCGACGCCGACCTCAGGCTCGCCTACCGGAGGCTCGCCATG ACATGGCATCCGGACCGGTGCTCGGCGTCCGGCACCTCGGCGCGCGTCCAGGAGGCCAAGGAGCGCTTCCAGGAGATCCAGAGCGCATATGTCACGT TGCTCTCCGACTCCGGCAAGCGGCTCCTCTACGACGTGGGCGTCTACGACAGCGACAACGACAGCCACGACGAGCAACAT GTGTCGGGGATGGGCGACTTCTTCGGGGAGATGGCCGAGATGATGAGCCAGGCCACGCCAACC GATAGCTTCGAGGAGCTGCAGCAGCTGTTCGTGGACATGTTCCAGGCCGACCTCCTCGCCGGCGGGTTCGCGTGCGGGTTGGGCGGTGCGCCTCCTATGGGCCGCCGGGTGCAGGCCCCGAGTCCATCCTGTACCTCTGGACCTACGTTTGCGCAGGCACGGCCATCATGTACCAGCCGTGCCAACAAGCGGTGTTCATCGGCGATGGGATCGCCAGGGGCCTGTCGTCCAGGGTCCGGCCCCGGCCTTTCAGTGTCAAGCTCCAAGGGAAGTGATTggaggcgaggagaggaggcgccgTGGACGACGACGCAGGATGACGCGAGCGTCGGCGGCAGGACGAAGAAAAAGAGGCTCTCGACGGGCCACGGCGAGTCGTGCTAG